One Sinobacterium norvegicum genomic window carries:
- a CDS encoding cytochrome c oxidase assembly protein, giving the protein MAETSITQTVKKLFLLTAAMFGFGFLLVPIYDVLCDVTGLNGKTSGTKYESVEAAVDETRTVKIQFIAMNNDQMMWSFSPNDRELSVHPGALTNTAFYAKNPLSKTMIAQAVPSVSPSRAAAYFHKTECFCFNQQTLEAGTEIDMPLRFVVDQELPKDIHTITLSYTLFDVTEGFGNNKVATN; this is encoded by the coding sequence ATGGCCGAGACCAGTATTACGCAAACGGTAAAAAAGTTATTTCTTTTGACTGCCGCAATGTTTGGTTTCGGTTTTCTCCTCGTTCCGATCTACGATGTGCTCTGTGATGTAACAGGGCTCAATGGTAAAACCTCGGGGACTAAATATGAGTCTGTTGAGGCTGCCGTTGATGAAACGCGAACAGTTAAGATTCAATTTATAGCAATGAATAATGATCAAATGATGTGGAGTTTTAGCCCGAATGATCGTGAATTGTCGGTGCATCCGGGCGCATTAACCAATACTGCTTTTTATGCAAAAAACCCATTATCAAAAACTATGATTGCACAGGCTGTCCCAAGTGTTTCACCGTCAAGAGCGGCGGCATATTTTCATAAAACAGAGTGCTTTTGTTTTAACCAGCAGACGCTAGAGGCAGGCACAGAAATTGATATGCCACTACGTTTTGTCGTTGATCAAGAGCTACCTAAAGACATACATACAATCACCTTATCGTATACCCTATTTGATGTTACCGAGGGATTCGGCAACAACAAGGTCGCGACCAACTAA
- the ctaD gene encoding cytochrome c oxidase subunit I, producing the protein MGDHHHGPKKGIMRWILTTNHKDIGTLYLWFSFAMFLTGGAFAMIIRAELFQPGLQLIEPEFFNQMTTMHGLIMVFGAIMPAFVGLANWLIPMMIGAPDMALPRMNNLSFWLLPFAFAVLLSSLFMEGGAPNFGWTFYAPLSTTYAPPSVTFFIFGVHVMGASSIMGSINIIATVMNMRAPGMTYMKMPMFVWTWLITAFLLVAVMPVLAGAVTMMLMDIHFGTSFFSAAGGGDPVLFQHIFWFFGHPEVYIIILPAFGVVSQIIPAFSRKPLFGYDSMVYATASIAFLSFIVWAHHMYTVGMPLAGELFFMYATMLIAAPTGVKVFNWIATMYRGAITFETPMLFSIAFVFLFTIGGLSGVMLAMAPVDFQYHDSYFVVAHFHYTMVAGAIFSMSAAVYFWLPKWTGRMYNETMGKAHFWISFIGFNITFFPQHFVGLAGMPRRIPDYALQFADFNMISSCGAFLYGASQLFFLYNVIHCIVAGKKTEKAKVWDGAEGLEWTVPSPAPYHTFTTPPTVK; encoded by the coding sequence ATGGGTGATCATCATCACGGCCCTAAAAAGGGCATCATGCGTTGGATACTAACAACCAACCATAAAGATATAGGAACACTGTACCTGTGGTTTAGCTTTGCCATGTTCTTAACTGGCGGCGCTTTTGCCATGATTATTCGCGCTGAATTATTTCAGCCAGGGCTGCAATTAATCGAGCCTGAATTCTTTAACCAAATGACGACGATGCATGGATTGATCATGGTCTTTGGTGCCATTATGCCGGCCTTTGTCGGTCTTGCTAACTGGTTGATTCCGATGATGATTGGGGCGCCAGATATGGCCTTGCCACGGATGAACAACCTTAGCTTTTGGCTGCTACCCTTTGCCTTTGCAGTATTGTTGTCATCGCTGTTTATGGAAGGGGGAGCACCGAACTTTGGCTGGACCTTCTACGCACCGTTATCGACAACGTATGCGCCGCCAAGCGTCACTTTCTTTATTTTTGGTGTCCATGTCATGGGGGCTTCTTCGATCATGGGCTCGATTAATATCATTGCCACGGTAATGAATATGCGTGCCCCGGGTATGACGTATATGAAGATGCCAATGTTTGTCTGGACTTGGTTGATTACTGCCTTCTTGTTGGTGGCGGTAATGCCGGTACTGGCGGGTGCGGTGACCATGATGCTGATGGATATTCACTTCGGCACCTCATTCTTCAGTGCTGCCGGTGGTGGTGACCCTGTGTTGTTCCAGCATATCTTCTGGTTCTTCGGGCACCCTGAGGTTTATATCATTATCTTGCCAGCCTTTGGTGTGGTGTCGCAGATTATCCCCGCCTTCTCGCGAAAGCCTTTGTTTGGTTATGATTCAATGGTTTACGCCACCGCGTCTATTGCCTTCCTCAGTTTTATTGTATGGGCACACCATATGTATACTGTTGGCATGCCGTTGGCTGGTGAGCTGTTCTTTATGTACGCAACCATGTTGATTGCGGCGCCAACAGGGGTGAAAGTGTTTAACTGGATTGCCACGATGTATCGCGGTGCAATCACGTTTGAGACGCCGATGCTGTTCAGTATTGCCTTTGTCTTCCTGTTTACCATCGGCGGTTTGTCCGGTGTTATGCTGGCGATGGCACCGGTCGACTTCCAGTATCATGATTCATATTTTGTTGTCGCGCATTTCCATTACACAATGGTCGCAGGTGCAATCTTCAGTATGTCGGCAGCGGTTTACTTCTGGTTGCCCAAGTGGACGGGCAGAATGTATAACGAGACGATGGGTAAGGCGCATTTCTGGATCTCATTCATAGGCTTTAATATTACCTTCTTCCCACAGCACTTTGTCGGCCTTGCTGGTATGCCGCGTCGTATTCCGGATTACGCCTTACAGTTTGCAGATTTTAATATGATCTCAAGTTGTGGTGCCTTTCTCTATGGCGCCTCGCAGCTGTTCTTCTTATATAACGTGATCCATTGTATTGTCGCGGGCAAGAAGACCGAGAAGGCCAAGGTTTGGGATGGAGCAGAGGGCTTGGAATGGACGGTTCCATCGCCGGCGCCTTACCATACCTTTACCACACCACCGACAGTAAAGTAG
- the coxB gene encoding cytochrome c oxidase subunit II: MLLRAHPLRWIVHGFAVLLASLASASYAEEAQRWQTNLAPGVTEVGQKVYDLHMDIFILCIVIAVVVFSVMFYALIAHRKSTGRTASQFHENTKVEIVWTIIPCIILIAMAFPATKTLIEVYDTSDSELDIMITGYQWKWKYEYLNDSGETVSFFSSLTTPQREINNEDAKGEHYLLEVDEPMVIPVGKKVRFLVTAADVIHAWWVPALAVKRDAIPGFVNEAWTKPLEVGVYRGQCAELCGRDHGFMPIVVKVVEQDEYDSWLAGKQQESAKLKELMAQTFTLDEMVARGESVYNSQCMACHGDQGQGGVGKAIAGSAIAMGDISQHLDVVINGVPGTAMQAFGNQLNDLDAAAVTTYQRNAWGNNMGDTVQAIDVYNAKKGQ, from the coding sequence ATGTTGTTACGAGCGCATCCGCTTCGTTGGATCGTGCACGGTTTTGCAGTTTTACTCGCTAGTTTAGCGTCTGCATCCTATGCCGAGGAAGCCCAACGCTGGCAAACCAATTTGGCCCCAGGGGTTACAGAGGTTGGTCAAAAGGTTTATGACTTACACATGGATATTTTTATTCTATGTATCGTCATTGCTGTTGTCGTATTTAGTGTGATGTTCTACGCACTGATTGCCCATAGAAAGTCTACTGGACGCACAGCTTCACAATTTCACGAGAACACCAAGGTTGAAATCGTCTGGACGATAATCCCTTGCATCATCTTGATTGCAATGGCTTTTCCTGCCACAAAAACATTGATTGAGGTCTACGATACCAGTGATTCTGAACTGGATATTATGATTACCGGTTATCAGTGGAAGTGGAAATATGAATATTTAAACGACAGTGGTGAAACTGTCTCCTTCTTCAGTAGTTTGACAACGCCGCAACGTGAAATAAATAACGAAGACGCCAAGGGTGAGCATTACCTGCTTGAAGTTGATGAACCGATGGTTATCCCTGTTGGCAAAAAGGTGCGCTTTCTGGTCACCGCCGCCGACGTTATTCACGCCTGGTGGGTACCTGCCTTGGCAGTGAAGCGAGATGCTATTCCTGGTTTTGTGAATGAAGCCTGGACAAAACCGTTAGAGGTCGGCGTTTATCGCGGTCAGTGCGCTGAGCTTTGCGGTCGCGACCACGGCTTTATGCCGATTGTTGTTAAGGTGGTTGAGCAGGACGAATACGACAGCTGGCTTGCAGGCAAACAGCAAGAATCTGCCAAATTAAAAGAGCTCATGGCTCAGACGTTTACCCTCGATGAAATGGTTGCCCGGGGAGAGTCTGTCTATAACAGTCAGTGTATGGCGTGTCATGGTGATCAAGGCCAGGGTGGCGTAGGTAAGGCGATTGCCGGATCTGCTATTGCCATGGGCGATATTAGTCAGCATTTAGATGTAGTTATTAACGGTGTGCCTGGTACTGCCATGCAGGCTTTTGGTAACCAGTTGAATGATTTAGATGCAGCGGCAGTTACCACATACCAGCGAAATGCCTGGGGTAACAATATGGGCGATACCGTCCAAGCCATTGACGTATATAACGCTAAGAAAGGCCAATAG
- a CDS encoding MATE family efflux transporter — protein MQKKVSYLALWAMAWPMLLSNISVPLLGLVDTAILGHLDSAKYLAAVAMGASVIGFIYWSFNFLRMSTTASTAQAIGRDDQQESELVGFRAAIVGLFIGLILFVFHPPLVDLVVAQMGDNNEVKQLAIEYIGIRIYSAPAVLISYALIGWFIGNKQAKVPLMLVVVTNSINIVLDYTFVIHWNMNSAGAAWATLVAEYSAATLAVLFYLKHSKSPLSKLRLALNKTKLLALLAINRPLFVRTVILLGSFLFFTTQGANQGSDIVATNAIIMNLILTISFAMDGYAHACEAYCGEALGRKDMPMFFLTIRYCLHFCIGTAVLFTVFFISAQTVLISLFTTIAHIQILAAEYWIWLVIAPAISFLTYLFDGVFIAGSDTKAMQNTLIFSAFGVYFPVWYFSQGMGNHGLWLAFSCFTVARFASLYLCYRRNNTQLSWPPLQQ, from the coding sequence ATGCAAAAAAAAGTCAGCTATTTAGCCCTCTGGGCAATGGCGTGGCCAATGTTACTGTCTAACATTTCTGTACCGCTACTGGGCTTGGTCGACACAGCCATTCTCGGTCATCTCGACAGCGCCAAGTACCTGGCAGCCGTCGCCATGGGAGCCTCGGTTATTGGCTTTATTTATTGGAGTTTCAATTTTCTACGCATGAGCACCACCGCCTCAACGGCACAGGCTATCGGTCGCGATGATCAACAAGAATCGGAGCTTGTTGGTTTTAGAGCGGCTATTGTCGGCCTCTTCATAGGCCTGATACTCTTTGTTTTTCATCCGCCGTTAGTTGACTTGGTAGTGGCTCAAATGGGTGATAATAACGAAGTAAAACAATTAGCTATAGAGTATATTGGCATACGAATATACAGTGCTCCAGCGGTACTTATCAGCTATGCGCTGATCGGCTGGTTCATTGGAAATAAACAGGCAAAAGTGCCGCTGATGTTAGTTGTTGTTACTAACAGCATTAATATTGTGCTCGATTATACGTTTGTTATTCATTGGAACATGAACAGCGCCGGTGCCGCTTGGGCGACACTGGTGGCCGAATACAGCGCCGCGACCTTGGCAGTATTATTCTATTTAAAACACAGTAAATCACCACTGAGTAAGCTCCGCCTGGCGCTGAATAAGACCAAACTATTAGCGCTGTTGGCAATCAACAGGCCACTGTTTGTCAGGACTGTTATTCTGCTCGGCAGTTTTCTATTTTTTACCACTCAAGGTGCGAACCAAGGCAGTGATATCGTCGCCACCAACGCCATCATTATGAATCTTATCCTAACGATATCATTTGCCATGGATGGTTACGCCCATGCCTGCGAGGCGTACTGTGGTGAAGCCTTGGGTCGCAAAGATATGCCGATGTTTTTTCTGACCATTCGTTACTGTTTGCACTTTTGTATTGGTACCGCGGTGCTGTTCACTGTTTTCTTTATCTCGGCCCAAACGGTTTTAATTTCTCTGTTTACCACTATTGCTCACATTCAAATTTTGGCCGCTGAGTATTGGATCTGGCTGGTGATCGCACCGGCAATTTCGTTTCTAACCTATTTATTTGATGGCGTGTTCATCGCTGGATCAGACACCAAGGCGATGCAGAACACTTTGATATTTTCCGCCTTTGGCGTCTATTTTCCTGTTTGGTATTTTAGCCAAGGAATGGGCAACCATGGCTTATGGTTGGCTTTTAGTTGCTTTACCGTTGCAAGGTTTGCTTCGCTTTACCTGTGTTACCGGCGCAATAATACGCAGTTAAGTTGGCCACCACTACAGCAGTGA
- a CDS encoding YheV family putative zinc ribbon protein, with the protein MPKKIIKRFVAGAVCPRCSGMDKIKSWNDDEGQHRECVSCGYTDVMNDQVAKEEVETRVNQPRLGEKPLSHEDEVQVVQLIDPGLHRKDH; encoded by the coding sequence ATGCCAAAGAAAATTATAAAAAGATTCGTTGCCGGTGCGGTTTGCCCGCGCTGTAGCGGAATGGATAAGATTAAAAGTTGGAATGACGACGAGGGGCAGCACAGAGAGTGTGTTAGTTGTGGGTATACCGATGTGATGAATGACCAAGTGGCGAAAGAAGAGGTTGAAACACGAGTCAATCAACCTCGCTTGGGCGAGAAGCCGTTGTCGCATGAAGATGAGGTGCAGGTTGTTCAGTTAATAGACCCTGGCCTGCATCGTAAAGACCATTGA
- a CDS encoding M3 family metallopeptidase — protein MNKIDLPNFSEIKIDSIVSDLDRLLQDSLNKIDALASQDDFSWQTLAEPMEAIDEALNHFWSPISHLNAVQNTDEMREAYNSALPLLTAYSTEVGQNDALYSAYQAVADRADFKQLSQAQQKAVNNAIRDFKLSGVALGDSDKALFGEYKQRLSELSTQYANNVLDATQGWHRLITDEAELLGVPEMVKQAMAEQATAKSLTGWLATLDIPCYLPLMQYADNRGLREELYTAFTTRASDQGPGQGQWDNSGLMDEILQLKSKLADLLGFASYADRSLATKMAETPQQVEDFLLDLAGQAIPVAKNDLTELQQFCRQQFDVTALDSWDVPYYSEKLKQQTYAFDQEQLRPYFPAEKVIEGLLAVTSSLFGVSFERQQSFDSYHPDVQLFSILKDDQIIAQFYFDIYARSGKRGGAWMADCRVRRRLADGSLQLPVAFLTCNFSAPTSTLPSLLTHNEVTTLFHEFGHGLHHMLTEVEVGAVSGINGVSWDAVELPSQFLENWCWEPEVIPMISGHYQTGEPLPVEQLEKMLAAKNYQSGMMMVRQLEFSLFDMAIHSADNIDIQAELDKIRRRVAVMLPPASNRFQHSFSHIFAGGYSAGYFSYKWAEVLSADAYSLFEENGIFDRATGQSFLTNILQRGGSDEAMNLFVAFRGRKPETLALLRHSGIVKQH, from the coding sequence GTGAATAAAATAGATCTGCCTAATTTCAGCGAAATTAAAATAGATAGCATTGTCAGTGACCTAGATAGACTGCTACAGGATAGTCTCAATAAGATAGACGCACTTGCCTCACAGGATGATTTCAGCTGGCAGACGCTGGCTGAGCCGATGGAGGCGATTGACGAGGCGCTTAATCACTTTTGGTCACCGATCAGCCATCTCAACGCGGTACAAAACACCGATGAAATGCGTGAGGCTTACAACAGCGCCCTGCCCTTACTGACTGCCTACAGCACCGAGGTCGGCCAAAACGACGCTCTTTACAGTGCCTATCAGGCGGTGGCAGATCGTGCCGACTTTAAACAACTAAGCCAAGCGCAGCAGAAGGCTGTTAACAATGCGATCCGTGATTTCAAGCTCAGCGGTGTGGCGCTGGGGGATAGTGATAAGGCGTTGTTCGGCGAATATAAGCAGCGTTTGAGTGAGTTGTCGACGCAGTACGCCAATAACGTATTAGATGCGACGCAGGGTTGGCACAGGCTGATTACCGATGAGGCGGAATTACTCGGAGTCCCCGAGATGGTAAAGCAGGCCATGGCTGAGCAGGCCACAGCAAAGTCACTGACAGGTTGGCTGGCGACCCTGGATATCCCCTGTTACCTGCCCTTGATGCAGTATGCGGACAACCGTGGCTTGCGTGAGGAGTTATACACGGCATTTACCACGAGGGCATCGGATCAGGGACCGGGGCAGGGACAGTGGGATAACAGTGGCTTGATGGATGAGATTCTTCAGCTCAAATCAAAGCTGGCTGACCTGCTGGGTTTTGCCAGTTATGCTGACCGCTCACTGGCCACCAAGATGGCTGAAACACCGCAACAGGTTGAGGACTTTTTGCTCGACCTGGCCGGCCAAGCCATACCGGTAGCAAAAAACGATTTGACTGAGCTACAGCAGTTCTGTCGCCAGCAGTTCGATGTGACCGCATTGGATAGCTGGGATGTGCCCTATTACAGCGAAAAATTAAAACAGCAGACCTACGCCTTCGATCAGGAACAGCTGCGCCCCTATTTCCCGGCAGAGAAGGTGATCGAGGGTTTGTTGGCAGTGACCTCCTCGTTGTTCGGGGTCAGTTTTGAGCGTCAGCAGAGTTTCGATAGCTATCACCCCGATGTGCAGCTGTTTAGCATATTGAAAGACGATCAGATTATCGCCCAGTTCTATTTTGATATCTACGCCCGCAGCGGCAAGCGAGGCGGTGCCTGGATGGCCGATTGCCGTGTTCGTCGCCGATTAGCCGATGGCAGCTTGCAGTTACCAGTGGCGTTTCTGACCTGCAACTTCAGTGCACCGACTTCTACCCTGCCCTCACTGCTGACCCATAACGAGGTGACGACCCTGTTTCATGAGTTTGGCCACGGCCTACATCATATGTTAACTGAGGTTGAAGTTGGCGCAGTGTCCGGTATTAATGGGGTCTCTTGGGATGCAGTGGAGCTACCGAGCCAATTCTTGGAAAACTGGTGCTGGGAACCGGAGGTTATTCCGATGATCTCGGGTCACTATCAGACTGGCGAGCCATTGCCGGTTGAGCAATTAGAAAAAATGCTGGCTGCTAAAAACTATCAGTCGGGCATGATGATGGTGCGGCAGCTAGAGTTTTCATTATTTGATATGGCAATTCACAGCGCCGATAACATCGATATTCAAGCCGAGCTTGATAAAATACGCCGTCGCGTAGCGGTGATGTTGCCGCCGGCGAGTAATCGATTTCAGCACAGCTTTAGCCATATTTTTGCCGGTGGCTACAGTGCCGGGTATTTCTCATATAAGTGGGCTGAAGTATTGTCTGCAGATGCTTATTCTCTGTTTGAAGAAAACGGCATTTTTGATCGCGCCACAGGACAGTCATTTTTAACCAATATTCTCCAGCGAGGAGGCAGTGACGAGGCGATGAACTTGTTTGTTGCCTTTAGAGGGCGCAAGCCTGAAACTTTGGCTCTATTGCGCCACAGTGGAATTGTTAAACAGCATTAA
- a CDS encoding gamma carbonic anhydrase family protein — protein sequence MTTKNIRSFQGHSPTLGNQVFIDSFACVIGDVELGDDSSVWPFTVIRGDMHKIRIGQRTSVQDGSILHITHASDYNPGGYPLTIGNDVIVGHKVTLHGCTIGNEVLIGIGSIILDGAVIEDKVVIGANTLVPPNKTLESGYLYIGSPAKKARALSEKEMNFFKYSAGNYVKLKNQHIESRRISRPAVAVSPQSPA from the coding sequence ATGACCACTAAAAACATCCGTTCGTTTCAAGGCCACAGCCCAACGCTGGGTAACCAAGTTTTTATCGACTCTTTCGCCTGTGTCATCGGTGACGTCGAGCTTGGCGACGACTCATCTGTCTGGCCCTTTACTGTGATTCGCGGTGATATGCACAAGATCCGCATTGGTCAACGCACCAGCGTCCAGGATGGCAGCATTTTGCACATCACCCACGCCAGTGATTACAATCCCGGCGGCTACCCGCTAACCATTGGTAACGATGTCATTGTTGGCCACAAGGTGACACTGCATGGTTGCACAATTGGCAATGAGGTATTGATAGGTATCGGTTCAATTATTCTCGATGGCGCAGTCATTGAAGACAAGGTGGTCATAGGTGCCAATACCCTGGTACCACCGAATAAAACCTTAGAAAGTGGCTACCTTTATATAGGCAGCCCCGCCAAGAAGGCCCGAGCACTGAGCGAAAAAGAGATGAACTTTTTCAAATACAGTGCCGGTAATTACGTCAAACTCAAAAATCAGCACATCGAGTCGCGCAGGATTAGCCGGCCAGCTGTTGCCGTATCGCCGCAATCACCGGCTTAA
- the aroE gene encoding shikimate dehydrogenase produces the protein MSVDQYAVFGNPIKHSRSPQIHESFAEQSGEAIEYHKQCVDVDGFNDAVKQFFAASGKGLNITVPFKLEAYELADTLTKRARQAGAVNTLALQSDGTIVGDNTDGVGMVRDITEHLVWPIKGKRVLILGAGGAVRGVLGPVLEQCPASVVIANRTASKAASLAKAFDGDCRVVGCGYEALEGFAFDLIINGTSASLAGDLPPLSAQLLAPGARCYDMMYGSEATVFMRWAGEHGAITADGLGMLVGQAAESFALWRGVTPAVKPVIAAIRQQLAG, from the coding sequence ATGTCGGTGGACCAATACGCTGTTTTTGGCAACCCAATCAAGCACTCACGCTCACCACAGATTCACGAAAGCTTTGCCGAACAATCTGGCGAAGCCATTGAATATCATAAGCAATGCGTTGACGTCGACGGCTTTAACGATGCGGTTAAGCAGTTCTTTGCCGCCTCCGGTAAGGGCTTGAATATAACCGTACCGTTTAAGTTAGAGGCCTATGAATTAGCTGATACCTTAACAAAACGGGCGCGCCAGGCGGGCGCTGTGAATACCTTGGCGCTGCAGTCAGATGGCACGATTGTCGGCGATAACACCGACGGCGTTGGCATGGTGAGAGATATCACTGAACATCTGGTTTGGCCAATCAAGGGTAAGCGTGTGTTGATACTTGGCGCTGGCGGTGCTGTTCGTGGCGTACTCGGCCCAGTGTTGGAACAGTGCCCGGCCAGCGTGGTCATCGCCAACCGAACGGCCTCGAAAGCGGCCAGTTTGGCCAAGGCATTCGATGGCGACTGTCGGGTGGTTGGCTGTGGTTATGAGGCCCTGGAGGGCTTTGCCTTTGATCTCATTATCAATGGTACCTCGGCCTCGCTGGCCGGCGATTTGCCACCGCTGTCTGCGCAGTTACTGGCACCAGGGGCACGTTGCTACGATATGATGTACGGGTCAGAAGCAACGGTGTTTATGCGTTGGGCAGGTGAGCATGGCGCGATAACTGCCGACGGGCTTGGCATGTTGGTTGGCCAGGCAGCGGAGTCTTTTGCCTTATGGCGAGGCGTGACACCGGCGGTTAAGCCGGTGATTGCGGCGATACGGCAACAGCTGGCCGGCTAA
- the hemF gene encoding oxygen-dependent coproporphyrinogen oxidase: protein MSQVDISAVKEYFMALQDSICQALQDEDGGAVFVEDNWVRAEGGGGRTRVLVDGAAIEKGGVNYSYVEGASMPASATAHRPELAGRSFKAMGVSLVIHPNNPYAPTSHANVRFFVAEKEGCEPVWWFGGGYDLTPYYPVEADCQHWHQTAFAALLPFGEDYYRRYKKWCDDYFYLKHRDETRGVGGLFFDDLNDGGFEQSFAIMQAVGDSFIPAYQPILAANKSREFGDNERNFQLYRRGRYVEFNLVFDRGTLFGLQTGGRTESILMSLPPVAHWQYNYQPEPGSPEAELYEHYLKPREWL from the coding sequence ATGTCTCAAGTTGATATCTCAGCGGTAAAAGAATATTTCATGGCCCTGCAGGATAGTATTTGTCAGGCCTTGCAGGATGAGGATGGTGGTGCCGTCTTTGTGGAAGATAATTGGGTGCGAGCAGAGGGTGGCGGTGGTCGGACCCGAGTCTTGGTCGATGGTGCCGCGATAGAAAAAGGGGGGGTTAACTACTCCTATGTAGAGGGTGCCTCAATGCCAGCCTCGGCGACGGCACACCGACCAGAATTAGCCGGCCGCTCTTTTAAGGCCATGGGGGTGTCGTTGGTGATTCACCCGAATAACCCTTATGCACCGACTTCACATGCCAATGTTCGGTTCTTTGTCGCCGAAAAAGAAGGCTGCGAGCCGGTTTGGTGGTTTGGTGGTGGCTATGATTTAACCCCCTACTATCCAGTAGAGGCAGACTGCCAGCACTGGCACCAGACAGCCTTCGCTGCGCTGCTACCTTTCGGTGAAGATTATTATCGCCGCTATAAGAAGTGGTGTGATGACTACTTTTATCTCAAACATCGCGATGAAACCCGCGGCGTTGGCGGCCTGTTTTTCGACGACCTGAACGACGGTGGCTTCGAGCAAAGTTTTGCCATTATGCAGGCGGTCGGCGACAGTTTTATCCCAGCCTACCAGCCTATTCTTGCAGCCAATAAAAGCCGTGAGTTTGGTGATAATGAACGCAATTTCCAGCTTTATCGTCGCGGTCGCTATGTCGAGTTCAATCTGGTTTTTGACCGGGGCACCCTGTTCGGCTTGCAAACTGGCGGCCGAACCGAATCTATATTGATGTCGTTACCACCGGTGGCGCACTGGCAGTACAACTATCAGCCCGAACCCGGCAGCCCGGAAGCTGAGCTGTACGAGCACTATTTAAAACCGCGGGAGTGGCTGTGA
- a CDS encoding L-threonylcarbamoyladenylate synthase, whose translation MSVPPLKNHWLNHQGVRSCAETILAGGVVAYPTEAVWGLGCLPDDQQAVEQILALKKRSWRKGLILVAANIEQFSSQLMGLSAEQRETLAASWPGANTWLVPNNGTVPPWISGDHSAVALRVSNHPVVTALCRQVGGPIVSTSANPQGKPSATSSVKVRKYFAGESLQLAPGRVGKNQKASTIKDLLTGNVVRAGG comes from the coding sequence ATGTCTGTTCCTCCCCTTAAAAATCACTGGCTTAACCACCAGGGTGTCCGCAGCTGTGCCGAGACTATTCTCGCGGGTGGTGTTGTTGCCTACCCGACCGAGGCTGTTTGGGGGTTGGGATGTTTACCCGATGATCAGCAGGCCGTTGAGCAAATTTTGGCACTGAAAAAACGCAGCTGGCGCAAAGGCTTGATTCTGGTGGCGGCAAATATTGAGCAGTTTTCGTCGCAGCTAATGGGGCTGAGCGCAGAGCAACGTGAGACATTGGCCGCAAGCTGGCCTGGTGCCAACACCTGGCTGGTGCCCAATAATGGTACAGTGCCACCCTGGATCTCAGGTGACCACAGCGCCGTGGCGCTGCGCGTTTCCAATCACCCGGTGGTGACTGCGCTTTGTCGGCAGGTCGGTGGGCCGATTGTGTCGACGTCGGCAAACCCTCAGGGTAAGCCCTCGGCAACAAGCAGCGTGAAAGTTAGAAAATATTTTGCCGGTGAGTCTTTGCAGCTCGCACCAGGGCGTGTCGGAAAAAACCAAAAAGCATCTACAATCAAAGATTTATTAACCGGCAATGTTGTTCGGGCCGGCGGTTAG